A genomic stretch from Gopherus flavomarginatus isolate rGopFla2 chromosome 3, rGopFla2.mat.asm, whole genome shotgun sequence includes:
- the GADD45G gene encoding growth arrest and DNA damage-inducible protein GADD45 gamma, with product MTLEEIHGQEPVPESSDRMQGAGKALHELLVSAQRRGGLTAGVYESAKLMNVDPDKVAFCVLAAAEEDEGDIALQIHFTLIQAFCCDNDIDIVRLHDIPKLADIVGPSEESGEPRDLHCILITNPNEDAWKDPALEKLNLFCEESRNVNDWVPTITLPE from the exons ATGACTCTGGAGGAGATTCACGGACAGGAACCAGTGCCCGAGAGCAGCGACAG GATGCAGGGCGCCGGCAAAGCCCTCCACGAGCTGCTGGTGTCGGCGCAGCGGCGCGGCGGCCTGACCGCCGGGGTCTACGAGTCGGCCAAGCTGATGAACGT CGACCCCGACAAGGTGGCGTTCTGCGTGCTGGCCGCGGCCGAGGAGGACGAGGGGGACATCGCCCTGCAGATCCACTTCACCCTCATCCAGGCTTTCTGCTGCGACAACGATATCGACATCGTCCGCCTGCACGACATCCCCAAGCTGGCCGACATCGTGGGGCCCAGCGAGGAGTCGGGGGAGCCCCGCGACCTGCACTGCATCCTCATCACG AATCCCAATGAGGATGCTTGGAAGGATCCAGCTCTGGAAAAGCTGAATCTCTTTTGTGAGGAAAGCCGAAATGTCAATGATTGGGTGCCCACTATCACCCTGCCTGAGTGA